The Burkholderiales bacterium JOSHI_001 genomic sequence GGTGGTGGACCTCACCATCACGCTGCCGGGATACACCGCCGGGCGCTTCCCGGCACTGGAAGTCTTCGAGCTGCCCTTCATGACCAACAGCGCCGAAACCGGCGCCCGCGCGGCCTGGGACTACCTGCAGAAATACGCGCTGAAGGAATTCCCGGGCACCAAGATCCTGGCCATCTGGGTGCACGACGAAGGTTATGTGCACACCCGCGACAAGCCGGTCAAGGTACTGGCCGACTTCAAGGGCCTGAAGATGCGCGCGCCCACGCGCCAGACCAACCGTCTGCTGACGACGCTGGGCGCCTCGCCGGTGGGCATGCCGCTGCCGGCCATCGTGGACGCGGTGAGCAAGGGCACCATCGACGGCTTCCTGCTGCCCTGGGAGGTGATGCCCAGCCTGAAGCTGCAGGAGATGGTGAAGTACCACGCCGAGACCGACCCCTCGCGCCCGGCTCTCTACAGCGCGGTCTTCGTCTTTGCGATGAACCAGGCCAAGTACGACAGCCTGCCGGCCGACCTGAAGGCGGTGATCGACAAGCACAGCGGCGCGGCGGTGTCCCAGGCCATTGGCAAGGTGTGGGACAACAGCCAGGCCGCCGGCCGCAAGGCGGCGCAGGAGCGCGGCAATACCTTCACCATGATCCCGGCGACCGAGCTGGACCACTGGATCAAGGCCAGTGCGCCGCTGTACGACGACTTCGTGGCCGACATGGACAAGAAGGGCA encodes the following:
- a CDS encoding TRAP-type C4-dicarboxylate transport system, periplasmic component (PFAM: Bacterial extracellular solute-binding protein, family 7) translates to MKNPIRQALACAAAALLCTGALAQDVTLKFQHIWNPQAMASVNVIAPFCDQIAAESKGRMKCQVFPAMSMGGTPPQLVDQVKDGVVDLTITLPGYTAGRFPALEVFELPFMTNSAETGARAAWDYLQKYALKEFPGTKILAIWVHDEGYVHTRDKPVKVLADFKGLKMRAPTRQTNRLLTTLGASPVGMPLPAIVDAVSKGTIDGFLLPWEVMPSLKLQEMVKYHAETDPSRPALYSAVFVFAMNQAKYDSLPADLKAVIDKHSGAAVSQAIGKVWDNSQAAGRKAAQERGNTFTMIPATELDHWIKASAPLYDDFVADMDKKGMPGKQMLQDARDLLVKYRK